In Carnobacterium sp. CP1, the following are encoded in one genomic region:
- a CDS encoding cob(I)yrinic acid a,c-diamide adenosyltransferase has translation MQIYTKRGDYGNTNIIGGRTVKKDSVRVEAYGTIDEANSLIGYIISQMSEQDESLKSELIELQHSLFDCGTDLATPHGKKDYKVTEEMIKWIESRIDVYAEIPDAIESFVLPGGHPVASLLHLARTTVRRAERRIVSLAAVEEINLHVGIFINRLSDYLFAAARLVNHQASVKETLYERGGKVFHTSLTKKDIR, from the coding sequence ATGCAAATCTATACAAAAAGAGGCGACTACGGAAATACAAATATCATTGGCGGCCGTACCGTCAAAAAAGATTCTGTACGAGTAGAAGCCTATGGGACGATTGATGAAGCCAATTCTTTGATCGGATACATAATCAGTCAGATGAGCGAACAAGACGAATCTTTAAAAAGTGAACTAATTGAACTGCAGCACAGTTTATTTGATTGCGGGACAGATTTGGCGACCCCCCACGGGAAAAAAGACTATAAGGTAACAGAAGAAATGATCAAATGGATTGAATCGCGAATCGATGTTTATGCAGAAATTCCAGATGCAATCGAATCTTTTGTTTTGCCAGGCGGTCATCCCGTTGCGAGTTTACTGCATTTGGCTAGGACGACCGTTAGAAGAGCTGAACGGCGCATTGTCAGTTTAGCAGCAGTAGAAGAAATAAATCTTCATGTCGGCATTTTTATCAATCGTTTGTCAGATTATTTGTTTGCTGCAGCACGGTTGGTCAACCATCAAGCAAGCGTAAAAGAAACCTTGTATGAAAGAGGCGGAAAAGTTTTCCATACATCTTTAACAAAAAAAGATATCCGCTAA
- a CDS encoding ECF transporter S component has product MACKSKPLSIQRMTLLAMMTTLCQVSRLVFQFLPNVQPVTVILIILTLSLGISDGMIVAVLSIFISNITLGMGVWTLAQMISFVFLVLLTGLVVKPFFTRIPFVFMVFYATLSGYLYGFIISLVQAPFFGIQNIWVYYISGLPFDTLHAIGNGGFYLILAPILFPLLKRFTEKYFAEKN; this is encoded by the coding sequence ATGGCATGTAAATCTAAACCATTGTCTATTCAACGAATGACGTTACTCGCCATGATGACGACACTTTGCCAAGTGAGCCGGTTAGTATTTCAATTCTTGCCAAATGTCCAACCCGTGACCGTTATCTTAATCATTTTGACCCTTTCATTGGGAATCAGCGACGGCATGATCGTAGCTGTTTTATCTATTTTTATTTCCAATATTACATTAGGCATGGGGGTATGGACACTTGCTCAAATGATTTCATTTGTTTTTCTTGTCTTGCTGACAGGACTAGTCGTCAAACCGTTTTTTACACGCATTCCGTTTGTGTTCATGGTTTTTTACGCCACGTTGTCTGGGTATCTGTATGGTTTTATTATTTCACTTGTACAAGCGCCTTTCTTTGGCATTCAAAACATCTGGGTCTATTATATTTCTGGTCTGCCGTTCGACACCCTGCATGCTATAGGGAATGGAGGATTTTACCTGATATTAGCTCCGATTTTATTTCCATTGCTGAAAAGATTCACTGAAAAGTATTTTGCTGAAAAGAATTGA
- a CDS encoding DUF4430 domain-containing protein has protein sequence MKLKLKLKLGLVVAASLALVACSDTNQPAGNESSSVASSEMTATSSAVETVAVSINVQEAGEDLPDANKEIKAEAGETLLEAMEKNYDITEKEGFISAVEGHEQDDKAGKYWLYTVNGEQAAVGAADYILEDGDTIVWNLDGM, from the coding sequence ATGAAATTAAAATTAAAATTAAAATTAGGTTTGGTTGTTGCAGCTTCATTAGCATTGGTGGCTTGCAGCGATACCAATCAACCAGCAGGAAATGAAAGCAGTTCAGTCGCTTCAAGTGAGATGACCGCCACAAGTTCGGCTGTAGAAACAGTAGCGGTATCGATCAATGTCCAAGAAGCAGGCGAAGATCTACCTGATGCAAATAAAGAAATAAAAGCAGAAGCAGGCGAAACCTTGCTAGAAGCCATGGAAAAGAACTATGACATTACCGAAAAAGAAGGGTTTATTTCTGCTGTTGAAGGACATGAACAGGACGATAAAGCAGGGAAATACTGGCTATACACTGTCAATGGCGAACAAGCTGCTGTAGGGGCAGCAGACTATATTTTAGAAGATGGCGACACTATCGTGTGGAACTTAGATGGCATGTAA